GCGAAGCGCTTTTGGACAATGTGCTAAAGGATTTTGGCAATTTATCTCTTGATAAGAGTGAAGGTTTTCACGTATGATGAAACAAAATGATATCCGGAGGGATCCGAACATGACAAATGCAAATGCAGCAGTAGTAGAAATCTCTCAAACGGCAAGCAAATTCACTTCATCGATCGTATTGCAGTTCGAGAACAAGTACATCGACGTGAAGAGTATCCTGGGTCTATTTACCTCCCTGATGAGCGGAAGCACATATGAGCTTCATATCCACGGCCCTGATGCCGAAGAAGCGAAGGCAGCGATGTTGGAAGTATTTAAGAAGCACAATCTGCAAGTTACAGTCAAAGAATAACCGAACAATATTCACAGATCATGAGGTGTGCATACACCTCATTTTTCTTGGCATCGCGCGGGACTTCACTTGTACATTGTGAATTTTTCGACTAATATAGGCTTATAGAGACTTATGGGAGATCGATGCCAGGGAGGAGTACTATGATGTCTACGGATGAACTAATGTCCGCATTAAGCCAGAAAGCGTTAGCCCTTCTCCGTGAGGATGCATATAAAATCGAACAATTAATCCAAGTACAGATGGAGACGCTGACGAACCGCCGTTGTCCTCTGTATGAGGAAGTCCTCGATACCCAGATGTACGGCCTATCGAGAGAAGTGGATTTCGCGATTCGAGCAGGTCTCATCGAGGCGTCCGAAGGCAAGGAGATTCTGAATAAACTTGAACGGAACCTGGCAAACTTATATGAGGCTCTGAATAAGCAGCAGTCCGAATGAACAGGATCAGTTCCAACCGCCATGATTCAGATCCTTAAGGCCGGCAAGCAATTGCTTTTGCATGTTGTCTCATTATACAATACCAATATGTTCACGTCATGGAAGGAGGATTCTTCATATGGAGGAGACTGGTACAGGAACCATCCGTATATCGGATGATGTTGTAGCAACGATCGCCGGACTGGCTGCTACCGATACGCCTGGCATCGCCGGCATGTCCGGGGGGATCAGCGAAGGACTGGCTCGCCGACTCAGCGGAAAGCACGTAAA
Above is a genomic segment from Insulibacter thermoxylanivorax containing:
- a CDS encoding DUF1507 family protein, with translation MSTDELMSALSQKALALLREDAYKIEQLIQVQMETLTNRRCPLYEEVLDTQMYGLSREVDFAIRAGLIEASEGKEILNKLERNLANLYEALNKQQSE
- a CDS encoding HPr family phosphocarrier protein, translated to MTNANAAVVEISQTASKFTSSIVLQFENKYIDVKSILGLFTSLMSGSTYELHIHGPDAEEAKAAMLEVFKKHNLQVTVKE